In Anthocerotibacter panamensis C109, the sequence GCTGACCGGGAATCGCCTGGGTCTAAAAACACTTCCCCTTGCGAAGCGAAGCTAGCAGGGAGATACGTATCAGCGGCAATCCGCGAAACGCCGACATCGAAATTACGGGTATTGGGATTGGAATCAAAAGTACGGGTGTTGGGCGGGGTATCAAAAGTACGGATATTGGAATTGTAGTTAGGGTCTGCGTTACTGTCATAACCGGCATCGTCACGCGGAGCATCCGGTAGAGGTTCCAGGACCGGCAGATTTTGTTTGGTTTTGCTCGGGGCCTTAAGCGGGGCCTTAAGCGGAGTTTTGCTGGACTGCTGGGCCATGAGCGGCGTCTGGGCAACTAGAGCAAAACTCAGGACACCAAGCATAAGCGCATGCTTTTTCATTAGGGAGCCCTCACGGCGAATACATCCCCAATTGTAAGTCTTTGCTCGGTGAATCGGGTGGATTACTTACTGCTGGCGTGGTTTGGTGCGCATGGCTAGGCTTGAACACTGGGGGGACGAAAAAGATCTCACAGTATTGGATGCAAGCCCCGAGGCCCCGCAGAGTATGGGGCACCATGCCCTCAAATCACTACAACGTACTCCAGAAGCTAGGCGGACGGGAAAGGGGACCACCAGCTAGAGTCCTGTTGATTAAGTAACATTAAGGGTCTTGCTGGATATCCCAACTGACACGTAAAATTGGTACACTTTAACCAAGGGGAACCCGTAATCTCCTCGCCGGGCTGAAAGGGGTTCCCCCCTTTTTTTGCGGATTCCCTTTGTCTAAAATCATGGTTGCAGGCGAATGCCTGTCCTCCATCCCACCTGCAGTACTTATCATGCCCGAATCACCTCAAGAATTTAACCCCGACGACGTTCAGAAATGGTTGGATTTACTCAGCCGCAAGCAAGGCACATGGGTTGATTGGGGGCAAGCTTGCCAGAACCTGCAAAAAGCTAACTATACACCCCAGGCTATTTTTGAAGCGACGGGCTTTCAGCCGGTTCAACAAAATCAGATCATCGTTGCCGCTCAGGTCTACGCAGGGCTGGTGCGGTCTGGTGCCACTCCAGAGGTACTGGAGCACTTCACCCAACGCAGCAGCGATAGCCTCTACGAGCTGCGTATCCTCACACAGGAGGACCGGATCGCGGTGGCTCAACTGCTCGTGGACAAAAAGCTTACCGCTGAGAACGCCCACGAAATCGCCCGCGCTGTCAAAGAATTTTTGCTACACAAGACTCCCCCCGAAGGCTTCACACGCCATCCCGGTGATGCGGTTGCCTACCAGTGCTGGCGGGCTACCCGCGAACAGACTAACCTCCAGGAGCGCTCCCGCCTCATCGCTCGGGGGCTGACCTATGCCCACAGTGCCACAGCCCGTCAAAAGATTGAAAAACTCCTGACTGATTTCACGGTGATCCAGACCCAGCGCTCGCCCAGGCTGCCCCTCTACCGCCTGGAGTCCGTGGACGATCAACCTCGGGTGGTCCCCGTGGTTGGGACGCTACCCCTGCCGCTGTCCGACTTTAAAGCGGTTCCCCCCTTGACAGGGAGTGGTCCTTTTCATCAAGTCACCTATACTGCCCCCTGTAGTTGGGTACCTGTCCCCGGTTGGCAAGTCGTCCGTGCTGCTTCTGATGTTGTGGCACTCTTAGCCCAGAGCACAGACCTAAACCTTCCGGGTAATGCCGAGACCGTGCTGCTTCTGGCAGACCGAGACGAGCGCACCTGGGATATAGATGGCTTCTTCCTCGTAGAAGGGGAGCAGGGGCTCACGGTGCAATGCTTCCCCGAAGACCCTGGGATGAGACTTTGGGGCCGGGTTTTGGTGGTAATGCGCCCGCCCAAGATCTTCGACGAGGACTATACTAAAGACCCCTGGCAGATCGACGAATGAGGATCAAACCTATTGGGATGGTCTGTAGGTGATCCTGCCCAACCTCACCGAACCGCTCTTGATCGAGTCAGCCGTGTGGCACGAAATTGGGTGCTATGGAGCGAGGATTCTCAAGCTTGTGCAACCGCCCTTGCGCGAGGAGTACCCCGATTAAATGCTGCGGTTGTGATATTAAGTGTCTATGATCGAAGAGTCGCCTTTACTGGGTAGCCCTATGGCCTCACCAATACCCCGCACCTTCCTTGAAGAAGTCAATGTCGCCGGTCATCAGCTTGTCGATAAGAGCAAAGAACTGATCGCCAAAGGGAATGTCCGCCGTTTCATCCTCAAGGACAGCACCGGTACGCGGACGCTGCTAGAGGTTCCCTTGACCTTAGGCGTGGCAGCGGGAGCCGGATTGACCCTGTTCGCACCCTTTCTGGTGACCATTGGCGCTTTGGCAGCTCTGCTCACTCAGGCTAAGGTCATCATCGAGCGCTACGAGAACCCGGAAGACGCAGAACAGGAGAGCCAGACTTCGCTGTTAGAGCGTGGTGACGACTAATATGACTTCGTGTCCTCGAGGCAGCAGCGCCGGTGATTTCACGCCAAATATTGTTGGACCCACAGGCCCAAGAGCGGCTGGCAAAACTGATAACTGAGCGTAACTTTGTCCTCGCCTATCGTATCAGGACCGAAGAGCAAGTCTTTCTTGACCAAGGCGGTGAGGGCTCCTTGGAGGGAGCCTCCCCGCGGCAAACCATGTTCCTGGGTGTAATCGTTACTTTGGGGGTGGGAAGTCGGGTCAAGGGCCAGAGTCTCCAGGACACGACACTGGATAGCAGGCAGTTGCATTAAAAGGGTTTCAAAAGTGGGGGAGAGTTGCTCCAGCAAGATAGCCTGTGCCTGCTCTACATCGGTTTCTTCGACAAGACGGTGGGTCGGTAGGTGGCGGGCGAGGGCATGAGCAGTACTTACATGGCCCTGAACCAGCCCCAGAACTGCCTCCAAGGACCGCTCCTCCAAGGTGAATTGTTGGCTAAACCAATTGCGGATCAGCATAGCGGTGAGGGGGAGCAGTTTCAAGACTTCAAAGTCAGAAGCAGGCGTGTTGTCTCCTAGTTCCGGGGCGTTACCCAAGCCATAGCCCAGTACATAGTTGGCGTCGGGTAGCCGGTCTAAGCGCTCCCGCAGGTGGGACTGCCATGTCTCATCCCGGTCCCAACTACCCAGGTGCATAAAGTTATTCAAGAAAACCACGACCCGCTTTTGTTTGCGCTCTGCGATGAGCTGAGGTAGTTCCAGGAGCCGCGCGAAATCCCGGTCCAGCGTCTTAGCTGAGGTGCACAGCAGCGTCAACTGGCGGGTGCGCGGGTCAATCTGGACGCGGTGGTGGCTCAGGTGCTTACTCACCCACTCCAGCCCTTCTTCGTAGTTGCCAAACCCGCTGAGGAAGCTCTGTGCCAGCAGGGTGATAAAGCGGAATTTATCGGTAGTCCTGAGGCAATCGAGGTACAGCACCGTACCCTGAATGTCCTGTACTGCGCCTTCGATGAAGCTCCGGCGACCACTCCCAGGCACTCCCAGCAAGAGGAGGTTTCCATCCTTGCTGAGGTATTTGGCGGCGTATTCCCGCAACGCCGGTCGTTCCAGCCGACTGTCTCGCATTCTTGGTGTCTTAGGTTACGTGATTATAATACAGTGAGGCTGACCGGCCCCACCGTCTCCAGGGGTATCTCCTCTCCGCTAACCCCTGTCCGCTGTCTATCCCCAGAGCCAGAGAAAACCTGCCCCTAAGACGGCACCAAGGGCTGTATTGAGGACATTGACTCCTTCATTACTCAGATAACCTTGACTCTGAATTGTAGCGCCCAACAGGCTCTCTACGGTAGTGGCTAAGAAGGCGGCAAGTACAGCCCAAGGGAGTGCCCCCCAGGGAATGAGCCCGACACTCGCTCCCAGACTGCTCAGTGCAATAGCGGCTGCCATGCCGGCTAAGGTCCCCTCGAGACTCACTGCGCCCTCGGTACCGGGGGGGACAGGGCGGAAGGTCGTGATGAGGTAGGTAGTCCGACCGTAAGTCTTGCCAATCTCACTGGAGGTAGTGTCAGCCAATTTGGTGGCGAGGCTCGCTACGTAGGCCATCAGCCAGAGGGGGTGGGGTACGATAAGTTGGCCTAAGGCCGTGACTGCTGCGGTGGCAGCCGATCCCCAGACATTGGCGGGTCCTCTGGCCCCACCGCGCTTTTCGGCGATTCCTCGGGCTTGTTTTTGGGCAAAACCGATGCGCGTCGCTGCGGTGCCCACCACAAAGTAAACAAAAATGATGGCGTAGCCTGCCCAACCCAAGGCCCCAAGGATGAGTACTCCGAGCGCCCAACTGTGCAGGATGCCTTGGGGGGTGAGGACTTTGACCCGGCTGGTAGAGGCCGGAACGGCAAGGATGGAATTGACCAAAAGGGCGACGAGCCAAGGGTTCATCGAGGGCAGAAGAGCGATTATTCCTACTGTATCGCCTCTGTTCCTAGAAAAATCCAGGAGCAACTTCACCACAGACAATAGGTGATGAAAAAGCTCCTGTGTTCTACGCCTGCTGCAAAAAGTATTTTAAAGTACAAATGAGGTGAAAGAGCCCAGAAGCGATAGAATCGATAGACTAAGAACTGAGGGGAAAAACGCCATGGCGCGGATGTATTACGACGAGGACGCCCGACTGGAATTTATTCAACAAAAGACTGTAGCCATCATTGGCTATGGCTCTCAGGGCCACGCCCACGCCCTAAACCTCCTCAACTCCGGCATCAACGTCCTGGTGGGTCTCTATGCAGGCAGTCCCTCATGGTCCAAAGCTGAGCGCGATGGTCTCCAGGTCTACACTACGGCTGAAGCCACCCAAAAAGCCGACCTCGTCATGATCCTCCTGCCCGACGAGCGCCAAAAAGCCATTTATCTCCAAGACATCGCGCCTCATCTCACCCCCGGTAAGACCCTCGCTTTCGCCCATGGTTTTAATATTCACTTCTCGCAAATTGTCCCGCCGTCTGGCGTAGACGTGATCATGGTCGCCCCCAAAGGACCGGGGCATCTGGTCCGCCGCCAATATCAAGAAGGTAAAGGCGTCCCCGCCCTTTTTGCAGTCGAACAAAATGCCAGCGGTCAGGCCCGTGAAGTGGCGATGGCTTACGCCAAGGGCATCGGCGGCACCCGCGCCGGGATCTTGGAGACGAGCTTCCGCGAGGAGACTGAGACTGACCTCTTCGGCGAACAGGTGGTCCTCTGCGGGGGATTGACCGCGCTGATCAAAGGTGGTTTTGAGACTTTGGTGGAAGCGGGTTATCAGCCGGAATTGGCCTATTTCGAATGCCTCCATGAGGTTAAGCTCATCGTGGACCTCATTATTGAGGGCGGCTTGGAGAATATGCGCAAATCGATTTCCAATACGGCTGAATTTGGCGACTATACCCGAGGGCCGCGCATCGTCACCGACGAGACCCGCCGCGAGATGAAAAAAATCCTCAAAGAGATCCAACAGGGCGTCTTCGCCCGCGAGTGGGTACTGGAGAATCAGGCTGGGGCTCCTGCTTTCCTCGCCACCCGCCGCCGCGAGACCGAACACCCCGTCGAAGAAGTGGGCAAGGAACTACGCTCCATGATGAGCTGGTTGCACAAGGAGTAGTATCCTGGCTAGCGGTGGACTTTCTGGCGAGTGAACCGTGGACGAAGCTACCTATCCATCTCAACCCTGGCGGGTCATTTCCGGGGGGGTGACCGCACCCAAGGGCTGGCTTGCCGGGGGCATCGCCTCGGGCATCAAACCCTCCGGCAAACCTGACCTGACTTTGATCCTCTCAGACATGCCCGCAGTAGCAGCGGGTGTTTTCACCACCAACCTCGTCCGTGCCGCCTGCGTGGACTACAACCGCAACCTCATGGCACAAGGTGGCGAGGTCCGGGCTATCGTCGTCAATGCGGGCAATGCCAATGCCGCCACCGGGCAGGCAGGGGTCGCAGCAGTCCACACCACAGCCCAAATTTTTGCAGACCTGCTTGGCACGGCCCCCGACACAATTTTGACCGCTTCCACGGGGGTCATCGGGGTATTGCTGCCGGTGGAGAAGATTGCTCAAGCTGCTATGCAACTGGTCGCCGGGGTTTCACCCACCGGCTCATCCCAGGCTGCTCAGGCCATCCTGACTACCGACCTGGTGGAGAAAACGATGGCGCTGGAGGCCGAAATCGAGGGCGTTACGGTTCGGATGGGTGCGATAGCCAAGGGCTCGGGGATGATTCACCCCAATATGGCGACGCTCTTGGCCTTTATCACCTGTGACGCCGCCGTGGACCGGGACTTATGGCGCAAACTCCTCCAGCAAGCCAACGCCTGCTCCTTTAACCAGATCACTGTGGACGGAGACACGAGCACCAATGACATGCTCCTCGCCTTGAGCAATGGAGCTGCTGGAAACCCGACTATCCACGACCCCGCTAGCCCCGCCGCCCAAGTCCTCGGGGGGATGCTCACCGCCATCTGTATAGACCTGGCGAAAAAAGTAGCCCGCGACGGCGAAGGGGCGACCAAACTGGTTGAAATTCTGGTGGACGGGGCTGCCACCGAAGCTGATGCCCGTCAGGTAGCCCGCACCGTGGCCGGGTCCAGCCTTTTTAAAGCCGCCCTCTTTGGCTGCGACCCAAATTGGGGCCGAATTGCTGCCGCCGCTGGGCGGGCGGGAGTCGCCTTTGACGCTAACCAACTCGCCATCTGGTTGGGCGATATCCAACTCATGGAGCATGGGGAACCCCTCCGTTTTGACCGCCCCGCTGCGGTCCAATACTTAAAGCAAGACCCTGTATCCGTTCGTATCGGTCTCGGGCAGGGTACTGGGCAAGGACGCGCTTGGGGCTGCGACCTCACCTACGACTATGTGCGCATCAATGGCGAATACACAACCTGACCGTTCACGCTGACCACCGGGTGACCGAGCTGGAGATAAGCTAGGGCGGTAGCTCGTGGGTCTTAAGCCCCCCGAGGTTTGCTACTCTGGTTGAACCCCCAGGAGGAGTCATGATACCCGAACACGAGGCCGCCCAGTTACATCTCAGGACGGGCCAACTCCTCCAACAACAAGGTCAGATCCAAGAAGCCTTAATCAGTTATCAGCGGGCTTTGGTAAGCGATCCAGACGCAGTCGATGCCTATCTGGCTCTGGCACAACTGCTCCAAACCCAAGGCCGTCTGGATGAGGCCCTCCAAGCTTTCGGGCGGGTGCACAAACTCCAACCCGCCGCCCTCAGTGCCGAAAACTACTTTCAATTGGGGCAGGCACTCTTGGACCAAGGCAGGCTCCCCCTCGCCCTCGAACAGTTTCATCAGGCGCTGACCCTGCGTCCTACCTGGGCCGAAGTCCACACCACTCTCGGCGTACTCCTGACCCGCCTGGGTCAGTTCAAAGAGGCTACCCAGCACCATGAGCAGGCCATCGCTTTCCAGCCCGACCTCGCGAGCGCCTACTGGAATCTGGCTCTGACCCTCCAGGAGCAGGCCAAAGCCCTACAGCAACAGGCCCTTGACCTCCAGCCGGGACGCCTGCCCGTCGAGGAACACTTCGAACAAGCACTCAAATTCACCCAACAGGGCCAGATTGATTTGGCGATAAGAGCCTACCGCAGGGCCTTGAGCCTCCGGCCTAGCTGGGCGGAGGCCCACTGCAACCTAGGCAACCTCCTCAGCATGCAGGGACTCTTGGGCGAGGCTATCCCTTGCTTGCGCAGGGCCATGGCCCTCAAACCCACCCTCATCGAAGCCTACTCCAATCTGGGAAACGCCCTGTCACGCTTAGGGCAGGGGGAAGAAGCCCTGCAATACCACCATCAGGCGATTCGTCTCAAAGGAGACTGGGCCGAATTGCACTACAACCTGGGTGACGCTCTACTCCAACAGCAGCGTTTTGACGAAGCCCTACCCTGTTTCCAACGAGCCCTCCAGTTAAAACCCCTGCTTGCCGAAGCGCACCGGGGCCTCGGTCACGTCTGGGCGGGCCAAGGACAATGGGAGCGGGCCATCGCCTCCCACCAGCAAGCCCTCAGCCTCAAGCCGGATTGGGTAGACGGCTACCGCAGCCTGGGCAAAGCTCTGGCTGCCGCAGGACGGGTGGAGGAGGCGATCCAGAGCTATCAAAAAGCCACCGCCCTCCAGCCCCAATCGGTACAAGCTTACTGGGAACTGGCCTTCGAACTCTGGCAGCACAACCGGATTGACGAAGCGATCCGCGCCTATGAGCAAGCCTTGGCCCTGCGCCCCGACCTCACCGACCTCCATCAAAACCTCTGCGTTCTGCTGCGCACCCAGGGCCGTTTTGCTGCGGCCCGCCAAGCCGCCGACCGCTATTGGGAAGTGGGCCACCAGCATGAGGTCATCCGTACCGGCATTACGCGGGTCAAAGGGTACCTGGAGTCGGGACTGCACACGCTAGCCCTTGACTATTTTCAGGCCCTAGAGCCCCAAATCTATGCCAACCCAGCCCAACTCACCCCAGCTCAGATACAACTGCTCTACGAAGACCTGCTCTTTAGCCTGCCCTATCTACGCGACGATCTCGAGGCCAATACCCAATTGTGCCGTCTGGTAGGCGCATTATACCGAGAGCGCTGTCTACGGTCCGCAGATGCGCCTGCGCCCCGTCCGGTAGCCGGCGAGCTGCGTATCGGGGTCCTCTCCAAGCACTTTCGCAGGCATTCCGTGGGCTGGTGCAGCTACGCTATCCTCCAGGAACTTAGCCGCCTCACCCCCCATCTCTATCTTTACTACACGGGCCGAATCGCCCCAGACGACTATACTGAGCGCTTTAAGGCCCTCACGCCCCATGCCTTTGAGCACTATCCCAACCGCCCTATCCAGGCGTCAATTTTGTACGAACAGTTGCAGGTAGACCAATTGGATGTGCTGATTGATTTAGACTCGGTCATGAACCCGGTCCATAGCGCCCTCTTCGCCCAGCATCCCGCTCCCATCTGCCTCTCCTGGTTGGGCTGCGAAGCTCCCTATATTTCCGCTGCCAACTATTATTTAGGCGACCAGCACAGCCATCCCACCGGAGTTGATGCCCACTACTGCGAACAACTGCTGCGCATGCCTCATTCCGGGTGTGCCGTCGCTGGTTTTGCGCGCCAACCCCTTGACCAGGAAGCCATCCGTCTATCCCTCCAGCTTCAACCAGAGCAGGTGGTTTACCTCTGCGTGGCGACGGGCCACAAGCTCAATCTAGACTTGATGACCTCCCAAATGCGGATTTTGCAACAGGTCCCCGACAGCGTCTTGCTCCACAAGGGTTTTGGAGATACGCAGGCCATTCAGGAAGGCTACCGGGCTGCCTGCACTGCTCAGGGGGTAGATTTTCAGCGTCTCAGATTTCTCCAGCGCAATCCCATGGAAGAAGAGCACCGGGCTATCTACCAACTAGCCGACGTTTTACTGGATACCTATCCCTACAACGGCGGGACCCACAACCTAGAGAGCCTGTGGTTTGAGGTTCCTCTAGTAACTCGCGTCGGCGAACAGGGCCCCTCCCGCTTGGGCTACTCTTTTCTCCAGACCTTGGGCATAGCCGAGGGCGTGGCTTGGACTTGGGAAGAATACGTCACTTGGGGCGTGCAGTTAGGACAAGATCCGGCCCTACGCCAAGCGATCCGCCAACAGCTCCAGCAGAGCAAGCAGCCCGATACCCTCTCTCCCCTGTGGGACCCCCGCCGATTCGCCCAAGACCTGTATAGGATGCTGACAGCCTTGCTCCAGCAGAAATGCGGTCAGGAGGAGTAACGCTTCAGACGCGATATAGGCGTAGTCAGCAGGAGTCCGACGACGACCACCAACGCCGCCAAAATCCGGTTGAGGTCCAGAGCCTCCCCTTTAAGCCAACTAGCCAGCATCAGGGTAAGCACGGGAATCAGGTAAGCAGGCAGGGTAGCCGCACTCAAACTCATCCGGCTGAGCGCGTAGAAATAAGCGGTGTAAGCGGCTGCCGAAGCGAGCACTGCCAGATAGATCAAGGAGAACCAACCTACCTTGGAGAGCTGCAACGAGACAGGATGCCACAGCCACTCCAGTATTGCCAATGGGAGCAGAAAAATAGCCCCATAGGTGAAGCCATAGCCCACCAAAATCAGGGGCGGGAGCCGTCCTGAGAGGTCTTTGCCAACCAGACCAGAAGCCACGGCACAGAGCATTGCCAGCACCATCAGCAGGTCGCCCCAACGATTGGAGAGCCCCAAGGCTCCGCCCGCAACCACCAGCCATAAAGTCCCAGCGGTTGCCACCAGCGTCCCGAGCCATTGCAGTCCAGTCATGCGCTCCTTGAGAAACCAACGAGCGGCGATGAGGGTCCCAGCAGGAATGAGGCCAATAATGACACTAGCGTTGCCCGAAGAGGTCAACTGTAGCGCTGTATTCTCAAAGGTATAGCAGAGGGTAACCGCCAGAAAACCGTAGCCCGCAAGCCGGACAGCGTCTGCCCGGTCGGGTACGACCCATTTCCTGGCCTGAATATAGGCGAGCGCGAGCAAGAGCAGGGACGCGATAGCAAAACGGAGGAAGGCTGCGCTGAGAGGAGGAATTTCCGCCACCACCTGCCGGGTCGCGAGGAAGGACCCACCCCAAATTCCAATTGCCAGCCACAAGGCTAGCCAACCGCTCAGGTTCATTTCTTTGGTCAAGGGTCTCCTCTGCCACCGCTTCTATTATCCGTGCTGCTGCTATCCCCCAACTATGCCACAACCGCCAGCCATCCCGGTTGCTGCCAACCGCTGATCCACGCGCCATAGCTTTCCAGGGTTGTGAGGTAGTCCACCAGTTCTGCTGTGACCACTTCGGCGGGCAGGACTAGAGGAATTCCTGGCGGATAGAGCACTAAAGTTTGAGCACTCACCCGCCCAATACTGTCTGGTAAGGGAACGAGCTTTTGGGGGCCGAAAAATACCGCGCGTAGGTCCAGACACTCCCCAGGCAGGGGCGGAGCGGGCCAAAGGGGGAGAGACAAAGGGGGTAGTTCGCGCAAACCCTGCTCTAGGGCAGGAACCAGTCGGGTCAGCAGTTGGGCTGCATGGGCTGGGGTGATGAGAAGAACCAGATGGTTGAGTCCGGCTAGTTCGATGTGGATGTCCCGAGCTTCCAAGAAGGCTGCGAGCGCAAAACCATTGACAGGGACTCGTAGGGTGAGCCGGGTTGGGTCGAGGGTGTGGTCTGGAGGAGCCTCTAGTACCATGCATCCTAAGGCTTCGCGCAACTGGCCCGCCCAGATCAGTGCCTCTTCCCACCGGCGCAGACCATGTTGGTGCAGATAGTCTGCTGCTGCTATCAAAGAGGCCAACAGCAGATAACTGGGGCTGGTACTCTGCACCAGGGTGAGCATCCGGTGGACCCGTGTGGCCTCAAGCCGGGGACCACGCAGGTGGAGCATGGCACTTTGCGTCAGAGAACCGGCAGTCTTATGGGTGGACTGCACTACCCCATCGCACCCCGCCGCCACCGCGCACAGGGGCAGCTTGGGATGAAACGCTAAATGCGCTCCATGGGCACTGTCTACCAAAACGGGTAGGTCATAGCGATGAATGAGTGCCACCAGTTCCGTCAGAGGAGCGCAGCAGCCGTAGTAGGTCGGATAGACCAAGAGCACCGCCCGGACCTCAGGATGGCGCTCGAGCTGAGCTGCCACTTGGGCCACAGTCACCCCATGGGCGATGCCCAATTCCTCGTCCCATACCGGCTCCAGCCAGACGGGCTTAAAGCCCCCCAGGATCAAAGCCCCGATGACAGCGCGGTGCACATTGCGCGGGAGGAGCACGGACGCTCCAGGGTTGAGCGCTGCTAGCAGTAGCGCTTGGAGCCCTCCAGTTGCTCCATTGACTAAAAATTCAGTATGGTCAGCCCCCCAAATGTGAGCTGCCCGCATCTGAGCTTGGGCCAGAGCCGCTTCAGGGTCTTGGAGGCTATCGAGCCCTGCCAGCTCCGTCAGGTCACAGGCTAGCGCCGGACCCAGCAATTGCTGAAGTACAGGGGCCACAAAACGCCCTTGGCTATGTCCAGGGGTGCACAGCAGAAGCGGCTCTCGGCCACCATAGGCTCTAAGTTGGTCCAGGAGGTCCAACTCGCTAGGGTTTTGAGCTTTGGGTAAGGGCGGAGCGGGGATTAGGCCCGCTCCATCTAGTTCTTTAGTCATCCATGCTGAAATCCGGTTCGAGGTCTGTGTCCTCTTCCAGGTCATCCGGTCCCGGTTTGACCGCCATGGAGGGCACTTCGGTCCCTGCGGCGAGTTTGGCTCGGACCAAGCGGTCTAGTTCTGCGACGACCGCAGGTTTCTCAGAAAGCGCGGTGAGGAGGTTTTCTCGACCTTGATAGCGTTCTCCTTGGCAGACATACCAAGCTCCTTTGCGCTCGATGATATCGGTCTCGACCGCGAGGTCCAGGACACAGCCCACGGAGGAGATCCCTTTGCCGAAGATAATGTCGAACTCGGCTTTACGGAAGGGCGGGGCTACTTTATTTTTGACCACTTTGACGCGCACACGGTTGCCATACTCTTCCTGACCGCGCTTGAGGCTCTCCAACCGGCGGATATCCAGACGCAAGGAGGCGTAAAACTTGAGCGCCTGACCGCCCGTAGTCGTCTCGGGGTTGCCGTACATGACCCCGATTTTCTGGCGCAGTTGGTTGAGGAAGATGACAATACAGTTGGTTCGGCTCACATTGGCGGTGATTTTGCGCAGAGCCTGACTCATCAGACGTGCCTGCAAACCAACATGGCTATCGCCCATCTCGCCTTCGATCTCCGCACGCGGGACGAGCGCTGCAACAGAATCAATCACGATGATCTCGACGGCAGCGGAGCGCACCAGCTGGTCTACGATCTCTAGGGCGGACTCACCGGTATCGGGTTGGGCAATGAGCAGATTGTCGGTGTCCACCCCTAGAGCCGCAGCATAGACGGGATCGAGGGCATGTTCGGCGTCTACAAAAGCAGCAATCCCGCCTCGTTTTTGGACTTCAGCGACCACATGGAGGGCGAGGGTGGTCTTACCGGAGGACTCTGGGCCATAAATTTCGATGACCCGTCCGCGAGGGATACCGCCTCCGAGGGCGACATCCAGGTTGAGGGCTCCGCTAGGAACGGTTTCGACGCGCATCTGGGTGTTCTCCCCCAGCCGCATAATCGACCCTTCGCCAAAAGTCTTTTTAATTTGCCCCAACACCGCCTGGAGCGCTTTTTGCTTCTCGTTCTGCTTGTCTTCTAGTGCTGCTGCCGCTTTCGCCCCAGCTCCATTGCTGCTGCCGCGTGCCATATTTAGTCGTCCTTGAGTCCGTCAATCGATTGTAACCCACCACCCCTGGGATTTGCCCTTGAGCCTAGAGCGCAGGAGAGCCAGTGTCACCTATGGAGAACATCCCCTGCAAAGCAGGTCTAGCCGATACGCTAGCCCCTCAACTGCGCCCGGAGTACCGGGTTGCTACGGAGAAACGGGTTTATCAAACGAGCGGGGAAGATATTTTTGCCCTGATGTGACCTTCGTGGGTCAGCGCCGCTCAGCCTGTCCTCTGTTAGGGGGATGGGGAGCCCGAGCCAACAGCCCTGGCTTTGGCTCCCCAAACTTGCTTGTGCCCGTTAGGGTAAGGGCTAGGGCAGCTCAAAGTGGCAGATCATCCTCCTGCTGACCAGTCTGGAATGGTGGTGGCGGGGTCGCTTCACGGACCCGGCAGACCAGCGCAAGGACTACTTTGCCGGAGGAAACCTCACTATCTACTACAGCACCCGTGAGCGCCGCTCTGAAGATTTCAGGGGACCGGATTTCTTCGTGGTCCTCGATACCGAGTACAAAGAGCGCAAAAGCTGGATGGTGTGGGAAGAGAATGGCAAGTACCCCAACCTGATTTTAGAAATTCTCTCGGAGAGCACTGCCAAGGTTGACCGGGGCCTGAAAAAGCAGCTCTACCAAAATGTCTTCCGCACCCGAATATTTTTGGTT encodes:
- the raf1 gene encoding RuBisCO accumulation factor 1; the encoded protein is MPESPQEFNPDDVQKWLDLLSRKQGTWVDWGQACQNLQKANYTPQAIFEATGFQPVQQNQIIVAAQVYAGLVRSGATPEVLEHFTQRSSDSLYELRILTQEDRIAVAQLLVDKKLTAENAHEIARAVKEFLLHKTPPEGFTRHPGDAVAYQCWRATREQTNLQERSRLIARGLTYAHSATARQKIEKLLTDFTVIQTQRSPRLPLYRLESVDDQPRVVPVVGTLPLPLSDFKAVPPLTGSGPFHQVTYTAPCSWVPVPGWQVVRAASDVVALLAQSTDLNLPGNAETVLLLADRDERTWDIDGFFLVEGEQGLTVQCFPEDPGMRLWGRVLVVMRPPKIFDEDYTKDPWQIDE
- a CDS encoding DUF4342 domain-containing protein, producing MASPIPRTFLEEVNVAGHQLVDKSKELIAKGNVRRFILKDSTGTRTLLEVPLTLGVAAGAGLTLFAPFLVTIGALAALLTQAKVIIERYENPEDAEQESQTSLLERGDD
- a CDS encoding TIGR00297 family protein: MNPWLVALLVNSILAVPASTSRVKVLTPQGILHSWALGVLILGALGWAGYAIIFVYFVVGTAATRIGFAQKQARGIAEKRGGARGPANVWGSAATAAVTALGQLIVPHPLWLMAYVASLATKLADTTSSEIGKTYGRTTYLITTFRPVPPGTEGAVSLEGTLAGMAAAIALSSLGASVGLIPWGALPWAVLAAFLATTVESLLGATIQSQGYLSNEGVNVLNTALGAVLGAGFLWLWG
- the ilvC gene encoding ketol-acid reductoisomerase gives rise to the protein MARMYYDEDARLEFIQQKTVAIIGYGSQGHAHALNLLNSGINVLVGLYAGSPSWSKAERDGLQVYTTAEATQKADLVMILLPDERQKAIYLQDIAPHLTPGKTLAFAHGFNIHFSQIVPPSGVDVIMVAPKGPGHLVRRQYQEGKGVPALFAVEQNASGQAREVAMAYAKGIGGTRAGILETSFREETETDLFGEQVVLCGGLTALIKGGFETLVEAGYQPELAYFECLHEVKLIVDLIIEGGLENMRKSISNTAEFGDYTRGPRIVTDETRREMKKILKEIQQGVFAREWVLENQAGAPAFLATRRRETEHPVEEVGKELRSMMSWLHKE
- the argJ gene encoding bifunctional glutamate N-acetyltransferase/amino-acid acetyltransferase ArgJ; protein product: MDEATYPSQPWRVISGGVTAPKGWLAGGIASGIKPSGKPDLTLILSDMPAVAAGVFTTNLVRAACVDYNRNLMAQGGEVRAIVVNAGNANAATGQAGVAAVHTTAQIFADLLGTAPDTILTASTGVIGVLLPVEKIAQAAMQLVAGVSPTGSSQAAQAILTTDLVEKTMALEAEIEGVTVRMGAIAKGSGMIHPNMATLLAFITCDAAVDRDLWRKLLQQANACSFNQITVDGDTSTNDMLLALSNGAAGNPTIHDPASPAAQVLGGMLTAICIDLAKKVARDGEGATKLVEILVDGAATEADARQVARTVAGSSLFKAALFGCDPNWGRIAAAAGRAGVAFDANQLAIWLGDIQLMEHGEPLRFDRPAAVQYLKQDPVSVRIGLGQGTGQGRAWGCDLTYDYVRINGEYTT